The sequence CCCGGCCGACACGACGATGGCCGACCGCGTGCGCATGAACACGCTGTCGCTCGCGACGACGACCTTCGCGCAGACGCCCTCGTTCTGGCACGCCGGCACCGAGCTGCTGCGTTCGAAGTCGCTCGACCGCAACAGCTACAACTCGGGCGACTGGTTCAACCGCATCGACTGGACCGGTCAGGAGTCGACGTTCGGCTCGGGGCTGCCGCGCGCGGCCGACAACGCCACGTCGTGGAGCATCAAGCAGCCGCTGCTCGCCGACCCGGCGAACAAGCCCGCCGCGTCCGACATCGCGACGGCCGAGGCGGCCGCTCTCGACCTGCTGCGGGTGCGCGAGGAGGTCGGCCTGCTGCGCCTCGGCTCGGCGGACCTCATCGGGCAGAAGGTCACGTTCCCGAACAGTGGACCGGATGCCGCGCCCGGCGTCGTCGTGATGCTCATCGACGACCTCGTCGGCACGGACGTCGACCCCGAGCTCACGGGCGCCCTCGTCGTCTTCAACGCGGGCACCGAGCCCGTCACGCAGACGGTCTCGGAGCTCGAGGGCCGGAAGTTCGCCCTGACGCCGGCGCTCGCCAAGGGCTCGGACCCGGTCGTGAAGACGACGACGTGGGACAAAGCGACCGGCACCATCACCGTGCCCGCTCGCACCGCGGTGGTGCTGGTCGAGAAGCAGGCCCGCTGACGCCCGGCGCTGACGGCTGAGAACGAGGGGCACCCCGCTGCGAACGTGGCGGGGTGCCCCTCGGCGCTGTCTCTGGTCAGAAGGCTGCGAACAGCTGCGGGCCGAAGACGGCGAGCGCGGCGACCGCGACGCCGGCGAGGCCGACCGCGACGATCGCCACCGCGAGGATGTTGCCGCCGATCGCGAGCAGAAGCGCAGCGACGGGCGGCAGCTCGTGGCGGCGCCCGACTCGGATGGACGAAGTGGTGGTCATGCCTTCGACGCTACGGAGCGGGTCTCGCCGCGTCGTCCGTCGTGAGTCGCATCCGGGTATGCCGTGAGGATGATCCTACGCAGATGAAGGAGCCCCGAGACGGCCGAGGTGATCTGCGGCTTCGACATCCTCGAGGTCGAGGATCTCGACGAGGCGATCGAGATCGCGTGGCGGCACCCCATGGCCCGCAACGGCCGGCTCGAGCTGCTGCCCTTCATGGTCTGGCCCGACGAAGGGACCTGAGCCGGGGCATCCCGGATCGTGTGAGGGCGGGCGCCGTCGTCGAGCACGGCGGCACCCGCCCGCTTTCGCGTGCAGCCGGGGTGACACGCGGAAGGTGCGCTTCGTGCCCGATGCGGCGGGGAGTCGTGCCGGTGAACGAGGCCCTCACTGTGTCGGTGCGCCGGCGATGCGTGTTCGCAGCGCAGACGTCTCGACCAGCTGCGTCGCGACGACGACGGGGTCGCCGGTGCTCGAACGCAGCTGTTCGGCGAGCGCGTCCAGCTGCGCCAGGAGTGCGACCTCGACGTCGTGGTCGGCGCAGAGCAGATGCAGTTCGGCGATCGCCTGCAGAAGCCGAGATACGACGGCAGGGTGCGTGGCACCGTAGTGGCGCAGCGGGGTGAGCGCTGCCTCGATGGCGTCGGTGCGAGGGGACGGCGACGTCACGACGCTGAGCTGCCCGTGCAACCCCGCGAGGCGGGCGGGCAACGTCGGATTGTGAAGGCGACGGGCCGTGATGGCGGACAGATGCCCGAGAGCGTGCGCCGCCGTGGTCGGATCGTTGACCCCGGGCGACAGGGCGCGCAGGCCGATGTCGACAGTCTGCTGCACGCCGAAGTCGATGTCTTCAGCAGCCGTGCGCTCGTAGCGGATCGAAAAGGCGTTCTTCACCGCGGATGCCACCTCGGCCGCGATCGGTCCGGTGCTCGTGCCAGCGTCGGTTCGCCGGGGCCACCAGTGCGCCAGGGGGGTTCCGGTGACGACGTTGTCGCCGACGTCGCGGTCCACCTCGACCACGATGTCGTGGTCGTCCGCGGACGCGACCAAGGCCGGAACATCCAGGCGTGTGATGAACCCGCTCGATTCGGACACCACGACGCCTCGCCAGAGGGGTTCGGTGATCTCGCCCCGGTACTCGGGCGCAGACGCATTGCGCTCGCCGACGAGGTCGATCGTGCGGTCCGTCTCGGCGTGGATCTCTTTCAGCATCGTCTCCACGCGCAGCTGGGTCGCCAGGTGGGCGAGGAAGAACACGAGCAGGATGACGCTCAGCACCGTCATCGCGAAGGCGACCGTGACCGCGATCCGCGGCACGAATTCCGAGGCGCCATCGTCGCCGGACCGCACCGACCTGAGGACGGTGAGCGAGTACGCGAACGTGCCGAGGAAGGCCGCGAGGGTGACGTGGACGTTCCGGTCGCGGGCGAACAGCCGCAGGACGCGCGGAGACGCCTGACTGCTGGCCAGCTGCAGAGCGATGACGGTGAGCGAGAAGGTCAGTGAGGTCGCAGTGATGAGCGAGCCCGCGATGGACGAGAGGACGGAGCGCGCTGTAGCGGCGCCGCCGTTGAAGACGGCAGAGTGCACGGCCGTCGGAAGGCTCGCGTCGACGGCGAGATCGACGCGGGGGAGCACGATCCCGAGGCCCACGGCGACGAAGACGGTGAGCAGGGGTAGCGGCCACAGCCGGGATTCGATCGACTCCGAGACCCGCGCCCACCACCCGCGGCCCTGATGCGGAGACCACCGGTCGCGCCGACGGTCAGGCATCGTCGGTGTCCTTCGGCAGCGCCGAGCCGTTGCCCAGCAGTGCGCGACGGGATGTCAGCGCGCGGCGGAACGCCCGCGACGTCGTCGACAGCCGCGTGACGAGCAACTGCAACCCCGCGAGCAGGACGAACGACGCGGTGCCCTCCGTCGATGACACGTCGATGCTCAGCGACCGCATGCGCTGCTCTCCTCTCGTCGCGCCACAGTCTGCCGCCGGAGTCTGTCGGCGGCCATGGGGTTGCGCATTCGGCCATCGGGCTGCATCGCGGCAGCAAGTCAATGGAGTACCGCATAACTACTTGGACATCCATGTAAACTTGGCGCCGTGCCGACGAGGGCACGATCACGCTGGACGGATGCCCCACAAGAGCACCGTCGATGGCTGAAGGAGCACCGGTGTCCACCACGATCACCCCCCTGACCCCGAGTCTGACCACCGAGGAGCGCGCCGCGATCCTCGACGCGGTGCGCGAATTCGCCCGCACCGAGCTGGAACCGCACGCGCTCGAGTGGGACGCGAAGTCGATCTTCCCGCGCGATACGCTGCGCCTCGCCGGCGAGCTCGGCCTCGGCGGCGTGTACGTCCGCGAGGACGTCGGCGGCTCGGGCCTCTCGCGCTCGGACGCCGTCGCGATCTTCGAGGAGCTCGCGCAGGGCGACCCTGCGATCGCCGCGTACATCTCGATCCACAACATGGTCGCGTGGATGCTCGACACCTACGGCACCGACGCCCAGCGCCACGAATGGCTGCCGCGCCTGACGGCGATGACCGACTTCGGCAGCTACTGCCTCACCGAGCCGGGCGCGGGTTCCGATGCCGCGGCGATCACCACGAGCGCGATCCGGGTTTCTGACGAACAGGGTGGCGACGAGTACGTGCTGACCGGCGTCAAGCAGTTCATCTCGGGCGCGGGCGAGGCATCCGTCTACATCGTCATGGCGCGCACCGGCGAGCCGGGCGCGCGCGGGATCACCGCGTTCCTGGTGCCCGACGGCACCCCGGGGCTGTCTTTCGGCTCGCCCGAGCACAAGATGGGCTGGAACGCGCAGCCCACCCGCCAGGTCATCCTCGACGAGGTGCGTGTGCCCGCCGCCAACGTGCTGGGCGGCGAAGGCCAGGGCTTCAAGATCGCGATGTCGGCGCTCGACGGCGGTCGCATCAACATCGCCGCATGCTCGCTCGGCGGGGCGCAGTGGGCGCTCGATCGCGCGCTGCGCTACGTGCACGAGCGGTTCACGTTCGGTGAGCCGCTGGCCGAGAAGCAGGCCGTACAGTTCGCGCTCGCCGACATGGCCACCGAGCTGCGTGCCGCGCGCGCACTGGTGCGGGATGCCGCGGCCGCCCTCGACGGAGACGGCACCGGCGAGAAGGCCGCCGACGCGAGCATGCAGTGCGCGATGGCCAAGCGCTTCGCCACCGACGCCGGGTTCTCGGTCGCGAACCAGGCGCTGCAGCTGCACGGCGGCTACGGGTACCTCCACGAGTACGGGATCGAGAAGGTGGTGCGCGATCTGCGCGTTCATCAGATCCTGGAGGGGACCAACGAGATCATGCGCGTGATCATCGGCCGACAGCTGCTCGCGCAGTGATCGCCGCGACCGGACGAGGAGGTCCGCGATGAGGATCGCATTCCTGGGGCTGGGCCACATGGGCCTGCCGATGGCGAAGAACCTGGCAGCGACGGGGCACGAGGTCGTCGGCTTCGACGTGTCGCCCCGAGCCGTCGAGACGGCGCGCGAGGCCGGGTTCTCGGTCGCCGATACGGGGACGGATGCCGCGGCTGCGGCATCCGTCGTCTTCACGATGTTCCAGACCGGGCAGCAGGTGCTCGACGCGTACGGGAGTGTCGACGGTGCCCCCGGACTGCTGAAGGTCGCGAACCCGGGCGCCCTGTTCATCGACTGCTCGACGATCGCGGTCGACGAGGCCCGACAGGCGCACGCGCTCGCCGAGGCCGCGGGCCATCGCGCTCTCGACGCCCCCGTGTCGGGCGGGGTCGTCGGCGCCGAGAACGCGACCCTCGCGTTCATGGTCGGCGGATCCGACGAGGACTTCGAGGCCGCGAGGCCGCTGCTCGAGGCGATGGGTCGCCGCGTGGTGCACTGCGGCGGTGCGGGCCTCGGTCAAGCGGCCAAGGTGTGCAACAACATGATCCTCGCGGTGTCGCAGATCGCCGTCGCCGAGGCGTTCGTGCTCGGCGAGCGGCTCGGGCTGTCGCACCAGGCGCTGTTCGACGTGGCGTCGAACGCGTCGGGGCAGTGCTGGGCGCTCACCACCAACTGCCCGGTGCCGGGGCCTGTGCCCACGAGTCCCGCCAACCGCGACTACCAGCCCGGGTTCGCCGGCGCGCTCATGAACAAAGACCTCGGGCTCGCCGAGCACGCCATCGCCTCGACCGGCGTCGAGGCGCGCATGGGTCGGCTCGCGCGCGAGATCTACAGCCGCTACGCCGACGGTCCCGGGGCCTCCCAGGACTTCTCGGGGATCATCAACACGATCCGCGCCGAGTCCGTATGACCCCCGCCCCCGCCGCGTCGCCGCGTGCGAGATGTCCTGTTCTGGCGGAGGCAGGACGATTCGGGAGCTGAACGTCCTGCATTCGCCAGATGTCCTGTTCTGGTGAGAGCACATGCCCTGGTGTGGTGAGATGTGCACCACCCCTCACGAAAGCGGAGCCATGACGGAGGAACCGATGACCGAGTTCGAGACGATCCTCACCGAGACGCGAGGACGCGTCGGATGGATCACCCTCCACCGGCCGGAGGCGCTCAATGCGCTCAACACGCAGGTGATGCACGAAGTCGTGGTCGCGGCATCCGCCTTCGATGACGACGAGGGGATCGGCGCCATCGTGGTGACCGGCTCGGAGCGCGCGTTCGCGGCCGGCGCCGACATCAAGGAGATGGAGTCCAAGAGCGGCATCGACATGCTGATGGGCGACCACTTCGGCGGGTGGGCCCGGTTCGCGGCCGTGCGCACGCCCGTGATCGCGGCGGTGTCGGGGTACGCGCTCGGCGGCGGCTGCGAGTTGGCCATGATGTGCGACATCATCCTCGCCGCCGACACCGCGAAGTTCGGTCAGCCCGAGATCAACCTCGGCGTGATCCCGGGCATGGGCGGCTCGCAGCGGCTCATCCGCGCGGTCGGGTACTACAAGGCCGCCGACCTGATCCTCACGGGACGCATGATGGATGCCGCAGAAGCCGAGCGCTCGGGACTCGTGTCGCGCGTCGTGCCCGCCGCCGAGCTCCTCGACGAGGCGGCGAAGATCGCCGAGGCGATCGCGTCGAAGAGCCTGCCGGCGCTGTACGCGGCGAAGTCGACGCTCGACGCGGCGCTCGAGACGTCGCTCGCCGAGGGACTTCGCCTCGAGCGGCACGTGTTCGCGAGCCTCTTCGACACCGCCGACCAGAAAGAGGGCATGGCCGCGTTCCGCGAGAAGCGCACCCCGGACTTCGAGAATCGCTGAGCGTTTCGAACCGCTGAGGCGCTGCGAGCGAGGACCGAGCGGGACGCAACGAGGTCCCGAGTGTCAGAGGGGGTCGGGCTGCGGCTTCGGGTCGGTGAAGTCGCCCGCGTCCTTGCGCAGCCGCGCGATGATGCGCACGAGCTCGGTCGTGTCGGTCTCGTTGAGGCCGGGGCTCTCGAACACCTCGGTGTTGAGCGCCGACGTCGCCCGCTCGACGAGCTCGCGCCCGGCGTCGGTCAGCACGAGCATCGCGGCGCGCCCGTCGCCGGGATGCGGCTCGCGCGAGACGAGCCCGTCGCGTGCCAGGCGGTCGACGGTGTTCGTGACGCTCGTCGGATGCACCTGCAGGCGCGCGATGGCACTGGCCATCGGCATCCGTCCTTCTCTCGTGAACCCCAGCAGTCGCAGCATCTCGTACCGCGCGAACGACAGCCCGAACGGCTTGAGTGCGCCGTCGATGCGCGCGAACATGAGCTGCTGCGCGCGGATGATGGAGGTCACGGCGGTCATGCCGCCGGCGGCGGACTCCCAGCCGTGAGCGATCCATTGGCGCTTCGCCTCGGCGATCGGATCCACCGGAAGACGCTTGGTCGCAGCCATGTGAACCTCCTGCTCCCACCGTACCGGCAGCCGGTTCGTCGGCCTCGGGGGCGGGGCTCTAGACTCGTGGCCAGCGTGAGGAGATCGTCATGAAGATCGTCGTCCTGGTCAAGGAAGTCCCGGATACGTACGGGGATCGCAAGCTGTCGCTCGAGACGGGCCTGGCCGATCGCGGGGCGTCCGAGTCGGTGCTCGACGAGATCGGCGAGCGGGCGCTCGAGGTCGCGCTGTCGTACGCCGACGCGAATGCGGGCACCGAGGTCGTGGTGCTGTCGATGACGCCCGAGTCGGCGTCGGCGACGGTGCGCAAGGGGCTCGCGATGGGCGCGTCGTCGGCGGTGCAGGTGGCCGACGAGGGCCTGCTGGGCGCCGACCTGGGGCTGACGGCAGAGGTCCTCGCGGCCGCGCTGCGGCGGATCGGGTACGACCTGGTGATCGCGGGCAACCAGTCCACCGACGGGTCGGGCGGGGTGCTGCCGGCCATGGTGGCCGAGCTGCTGGATGTGCCGGCGGCGACCTACCTGAACAGCGTCGAGATCTCGGATGCCGGGGTCAGCGGTGTGCGCGCGTCCGACGGTGCGACCGCGCAGGTGTCGGCACCGCTTCCCGCGGTGATCTCGATCACCGAGGCGCTGCCGGATGCGCGGTTCCCGAACTTCAAGGGCATCATGGCGGCGAAGAAGAAGCCGTTCGAGGTGCTGACGCTCGACGAGCTGGACATCGACCCGCACGACTCCCACGCGTCGCGGTCGATCGTGATCGGGTTGAGCGAGAAGCCTCCGCGGCAGGCCGGCGTGAAGATCGTCGACGAGGGCGACGCGGGTGAGAAGCTCGCGCAGTTCCTGATCCAGAACCGGCTGGTGTGAGAAATGGGCGACATGAACTTCGCAGATGACTCGATCCTCGTCCTGCTCGACACCACCGCGTCGGGCGGGCTGGCGAAGTCGGCGGCAGAGCTGCTCGGTGCGGCATCCCAGGTGGGCGCGCCGGTGGCGCTGGTGATCGGAGACGACGCGCTGGCGACGGATGCCGCCGCCCTGGGCGCGGCGCAGGTGCTGGTGGCGGCGCCCGGCGACGGCGTCTCGGTGCCGATCGCGGATGCCCTCACGGCGGCCGCGATGCTGGTGCGCCCCGATGCGGTGCTGGCCTCGCACTCGATCGAGGGCCGCGAGGCTGCGGCGCGC comes from Microbacterium cremeum and encodes:
- a CDS encoding DUF2254 domain-containing protein, with translation MPDRRRDRWSPHQGRGWWARVSESIESRLWPLPLLTVFVAVGLGIVLPRVDLAVDASLPTAVHSAVFNGGAATARSVLSSIAGSLITATSLTFSLTVIALQLASSQASPRVLRLFARDRNVHVTLAAFLGTFAYSLTVLRSVRSGDDGASEFVPRIAVTVAFAMTVLSVILLVFFLAHLATQLRVETMLKEIHAETDRTIDLVGERNASAPEYRGEITEPLWRGVVVSESSGFITRLDVPALVASADDHDIVVEVDRDVGDNVVTGTPLAHWWPRRTDAGTSTGPIAAEVASAVKNAFSIRYERTAAEDIDFGVQQTVDIGLRALSPGVNDPTTAAHALGHLSAITARRLHNPTLPARLAGLHGQLSVVTSPSPRTDAIEAALTPLRHYGATHPAVVSRLLQAIAELHLLCADHDVEVALLAQLDALAEQLRSSTGDPVVVATQLVETSALRTRIAGAPTQ
- a CDS encoding acyl-CoA dehydrogenase family protein → MAEGAPVSTTITPLTPSLTTEERAAILDAVREFARTELEPHALEWDAKSIFPRDTLRLAGELGLGGVYVREDVGGSGLSRSDAVAIFEELAQGDPAIAAYISIHNMVAWMLDTYGTDAQRHEWLPRLTAMTDFGSYCLTEPGAGSDAAAITTSAIRVSDEQGGDEYVLTGVKQFISGAGEASVYIVMARTGEPGARGITAFLVPDGTPGLSFGSPEHKMGWNAQPTRQVILDEVRVPAANVLGGEGQGFKIAMSALDGGRINIAACSLGGAQWALDRALRYVHERFTFGEPLAEKQAVQFALADMATELRAARALVRDAAAALDGDGTGEKAADASMQCAMAKRFATDAGFSVANQALQLHGGYGYLHEYGIEKVVRDLRVHQILEGTNEIMRVIIGRQLLAQ
- the mmsB gene encoding 3-hydroxyisobutyrate dehydrogenase, giving the protein MRIAFLGLGHMGLPMAKNLAATGHEVVGFDVSPRAVETAREAGFSVADTGTDAAAAASVVFTMFQTGQQVLDAYGSVDGAPGLLKVANPGALFIDCSTIAVDEARQAHALAEAAGHRALDAPVSGGVVGAENATLAFMVGGSDEDFEAARPLLEAMGRRVVHCGGAGLGQAAKVCNNMILAVSQIAVAEAFVLGERLGLSHQALFDVASNASGQCWALTTNCPVPGPVPTSPANRDYQPGFAGALMNKDLGLAEHAIASTGVEARMGRLAREIYSRYADGPGASQDFSGIINTIRAESV
- a CDS encoding enoyl-CoA hydratase — its product is MTEFETILTETRGRVGWITLHRPEALNALNTQVMHEVVVAASAFDDDEGIGAIVVTGSERAFAAGADIKEMESKSGIDMLMGDHFGGWARFAAVRTPVIAAVSGYALGGGCELAMMCDIILAADTAKFGQPEINLGVIPGMGGSQRLIRAVGYYKAADLILTGRMMDAAEAERSGLVSRVVPAAELLDEAAKIAEAIASKSLPALYAAKSTLDAALETSLAEGLRLERHVFASLFDTADQKEGMAAFREKRTPDFENR
- a CDS encoding MarR family winged helix-turn-helix transcriptional regulator — protein: MAATKRLPVDPIAEAKRQWIAHGWESAAGGMTAVTSIIRAQQLMFARIDGALKPFGLSFARYEMLRLLGFTREGRMPMASAIARLQVHPTSVTNTVDRLARDGLVSREPHPGDGRAAMLVLTDAGRELVERATSALNTEVFESPGLNETDTTELVRIIARLRKDAGDFTDPKPQPDPL
- a CDS encoding electron transfer flavoprotein subunit beta/FixA family protein, which codes for MKIVVLVKEVPDTYGDRKLSLETGLADRGASESVLDEIGERALEVALSYADANAGTEVVVLSMTPESASATVRKGLAMGASSAVQVADEGLLGADLGLTAEVLAAALRRIGYDLVIAGNQSTDGSGGVLPAMVAELLDVPAATYLNSVEISDAGVSGVRASDGATAQVSAPLPAVISITEALPDARFPNFKGIMAAKKKPFEVLTLDELDIDPHDSHASRSIVIGLSEKPPRQAGVKIVDEGDAGEKLAQFLIQNRLV